Proteins from a genomic interval of Luteibacter pinisoli:
- a CDS encoding HAD family hydrolase, whose protein sequence is MSTLPFKPEGVFFDLDGTLLDSGLDLHHALVLLCAEEGVPPPAYDDVRPVVSRGSRAIISVGFPERDDTGVLHLVPRYLALYEANMAAHTVPFEGIEPMLAGLDAAGIRWGIVTNKPGFLTDGLLPQAVPHWHPAAVVSGDTLPVKKPDPAPVRLACDTAGCAPKRSVFVGDDRRDIIAGHAAGLFTVAVRWGYLDGGDPDTWGADAVVDHPNDLAALLGVGEVAA, encoded by the coding sequence GTGAGCACCTTGCCGTTCAAGCCCGAGGGCGTCTTTTTCGACCTCGACGGCACGCTGCTGGACAGCGGCCTGGATCTCCACCACGCGCTGGTGCTGCTGTGCGCGGAAGAGGGCGTACCGCCGCCGGCGTATGACGATGTGCGCCCGGTGGTGTCGCGCGGGTCGCGCGCCATCATCAGCGTGGGCTTCCCCGAGCGCGACGACACCGGCGTGCTGCATCTCGTGCCGCGTTACCTCGCCCTGTACGAAGCCAACATGGCCGCGCACACGGTGCCCTTCGAAGGCATCGAGCCGATGCTGGCCGGGCTGGACGCGGCGGGTATCCGCTGGGGCATCGTCACCAACAAGCCGGGCTTCCTTACCGACGGCTTGCTGCCGCAGGCCGTGCCGCACTGGCATCCGGCCGCGGTGGTTTCCGGCGACACCTTGCCGGTGAAAAAGCCCGACCCCGCACCCGTGCGCCTGGCCTGCGACACGGCCGGCTGCGCGCCGAAGCGCTCGGTGTTCGTTGGCGACGATCGCCGCGACATCATCGCCGGCCACGCCGCCGGCCTGTTCACCGTCGCCGTGCGCTGGGGCTATCTCGATGGCGGCGACCCGGATACCTGGGGCGCCGACGCCGTGGTCGATCACCCGAACGACCTGGCGGCGCTGCTCGGCGTGGGCGAGGTGGCTGCATGA
- a CDS encoding M23 family metallopeptidase → MSNFVEARVRPILLGAALAFAGVAPAAAPDLPSTMSQGALVIAHAPPGAAVRVSGKPVHVGADGVFVFGAGRDDTGPVAVEIGGRAFRVAVTPRDWPIERVEGVPPKTVNPPPEIAARIQREQALVVTARNRDDSREDFNHGFIWPVTGRISGRFGNQRIYNGDPKAPHSGMDIAVPEGTPVKAPADGIITFAAPDLYLTGGTVLLDHGFGLSSNFLHLSRIDVKVGEHVRQGQVIGAAGKTGRATGPHVHWGFNWFGMRLDPLLLPGIQ, encoded by the coding sequence ATGAGTAATTTCGTAGAGGCGCGCGTGCGCCCGATCCTGCTGGGCGCGGCGCTGGCGTTTGCCGGCGTCGCCCCTGCCGCTGCGCCCGACCTGCCGTCGACCATGTCGCAGGGCGCCCTGGTCATCGCGCACGCCCCACCCGGTGCCGCCGTTCGCGTGAGCGGCAAGCCGGTGCATGTCGGGGCCGATGGCGTGTTCGTCTTCGGCGCCGGGCGTGACGACACCGGGCCGGTCGCCGTGGAAATCGGTGGCCGCGCGTTCCGCGTGGCCGTGACACCCCGGGACTGGCCCATCGAGCGCGTGGAAGGCGTGCCGCCGAAGACCGTGAACCCGCCGCCGGAGATCGCCGCACGCATCCAGCGCGAGCAGGCCCTCGTCGTGACGGCACGTAACCGCGACGACAGCCGCGAAGACTTCAACCATGGCTTCATCTGGCCGGTGACCGGGCGGATCAGCGGCCGCTTCGGCAACCAGCGCATCTACAACGGCGACCCGAAGGCCCCGCATTCGGGCATGGACATCGCGGTGCCGGAAGGCACGCCGGTGAAGGCACCGGCCGACGGGATCATCACCTTCGCGGCGCCCGACCTTTACCTCACCGGCGGCACGGTGCTCCTGGACCACGGCTTCGGCCTGTCGTCCAACTTCCTGCACCTGTCACGCATCGACGTGAAGGTGGGCGAGCACGTGCGCCAGGGCCAGGTGATCGGCGCGGCCGGCAAGACCGGGCGCGCGACCGGACCCCATGTGCACTGGGGCTTCAACTGGTTTGGCATGCGCCTGGATCCCCTGCTCTTGCCGGGCATCCAGTAA
- the folE2 gene encoding GTP cyclohydrolase FolE2 has product MYIQDSPTRLLPDVASQEHALSIGTLDWVGMDGMEMPVAFDAGDGDVRSTGARVGAFVNLTQPEKRGIHMSRLYLLVSEALSAGPLTIGGIRALLGEFLSSHEGLSDHARITIGFEHLVRRRALRSDNSGWRAYPITIDATLRGNQFHLEVTTDVVYSSTCPASAALSRQLIQDNFAKSFPAEQALDRETILAWLGTEQGIIATPHAQRSTATIRVAPKGDQVFDLIGMIDRVEAALGTPVQTAVKRADEQAFALANGSNLMFCEDAARRIQKTLEAEPAVADFHVRVAHHESLHPHDAVAFASKAR; this is encoded by the coding sequence ATGTACATCCAAGATTCCCCGACCCGCCTGCTGCCCGACGTTGCGTCGCAGGAGCACGCCCTGTCCATTGGCACGCTCGACTGGGTCGGCATGGATGGCATGGAAATGCCCGTGGCGTTCGATGCCGGCGACGGCGACGTGCGTTCCACCGGCGCCCGGGTGGGCGCGTTCGTGAACCTCACGCAGCCGGAGAAGCGCGGCATCCACATGTCGCGCCTGTACCTGCTGGTGTCCGAGGCGCTGTCGGCCGGCCCGCTGACCATCGGCGGCATCCGTGCGCTGCTGGGTGAGTTCCTGTCCTCGCATGAGGGCCTCTCCGACCACGCGCGCATCACAATCGGCTTCGAGCACCTCGTGCGTCGTCGCGCCCTGCGCAGCGACAACAGCGGCTGGCGCGCTTACCCGATCACCATCGACGCGACGCTGCGTGGCAACCAGTTCCACCTGGAGGTCACCACGGACGTGGTGTATTCCTCCACGTGCCCGGCGTCCGCGGCGCTTTCGCGCCAGCTCATCCAGGACAACTTCGCCAAGTCGTTCCCGGCGGAGCAGGCGCTGGATCGCGAAACGATCCTTGCCTGGCTGGGCACGGAGCAGGGCATCATCGCGACGCCGCACGCCCAGCGCAGCACGGCAACGATCCGGGTGGCGCCGAAGGGCGACCAGGTGTTCGACCTGATCGGCATGATCGACCGCGTGGAAGCCGCGCTGGGCACGCCCGTGCAGACGGCGGTAAAGCGTGCCGACGAGCAGGCCTTCGCGCTGGCCAATGGCAGCAACCTCATGTTCTGCGAGGACGCGGCCCGCCGCATCCAGAAGACCCTTGAGGCCGAGCCGGCCGTGGCCGACTTCCATGTCCGCGTGGCCCATCACGAAAGCCTGCACCCGCACGACGCGGTGGCCTTCGCCAGCAAGGCGCGCTAA
- the ubiG gene encoding bifunctional 2-polyprenyl-6-hydroxyphenol methylase/3-demethylubiquinol 3-O-methyltransferase UbiG, with translation MQANTNVSAEEIARFEKLAARWWDPDGESRPLHDLNPVRSAYIAGRANLRGAKVVDVGCGGGLLSEALARAGANVTAIDLGAKLIEIAKLHLFESNLQVDYRVQSSEQLAAAEPASFDVVCCMEMIEHVPDPLVLIRDLAAMLKPGGQLFLSTLNRTPAAFGAAIVGAEYLMRLLPRGTHHYAQFLKPSEVAGMLRQFGLELEDISGLAYNPLTRNARLASNTAVNYVLAARKPA, from the coding sequence ATGCAAGCCAACACCAATGTCAGCGCGGAAGAAATCGCGCGCTTCGAAAAGCTCGCCGCGCGCTGGTGGGATCCCGATGGCGAATCCCGCCCGCTGCACGACCTGAATCCGGTGCGCTCGGCGTACATCGCCGGCCGCGCCAACCTGCGGGGTGCGAAGGTGGTCGATGTCGGCTGCGGCGGCGGCCTGCTGAGCGAAGCGCTGGCGCGCGCCGGTGCGAACGTCACCGCCATCGACCTTGGCGCCAAGCTCATCGAGATCGCGAAGCTGCACCTGTTCGAATCGAACCTGCAGGTGGACTATCGCGTCCAGTCTTCTGAGCAGCTTGCCGCGGCCGAGCCGGCGTCGTTCGACGTCGTCTGCTGCATGGAGATGATCGAGCACGTGCCCGATCCGCTGGTGCTGATCCGCGACCTGGCGGCCATGCTCAAGCCGGGCGGCCAGCTGTTCCTCTCCACGCTCAATCGCACGCCCGCCGCGTTCGGTGCCGCGATCGTCGGTGCGGAGTACCTGATGCGCCTGCTGCCGCGCGGCACGCACCATTACGCGCAGTTCCTCAAGCCCTCGGAAGTGGCCGGCATGCTGCGCCAGTTCGGCCTGGAGCTCGAGGACATTTCGGGCCTGGCCTACAACCCGCTGACCCGCAATGCCCGCCTCGCGTCGAACACCGCCGTGAACTACGTGCTGGCCGCAAGGAAGCCGGCGTGA
- a CDS encoding TRZ/ATZ family hydrolase, whose product MGSSETKAIDLLIEARWVVPVEPHGVVLDDHAVAIHDGEIIAILPADEARTHYAPRERISLGEHALIPGLVNAHTHNPMTLLRGLADDLPLMTWLQEHIWPAEGRVMGPDFIRDGVELAVAEMIRGGTTCANENYFFPDVIAATYRQMGFRAVIGLPVIDFPTPWAKTSDEYFERAVEVHDSLMGEPLLSTAFAPHAPYTVSDENFERIRVLSEQLDIPVHLHTHETAQEVEEGKVKDGVRPFQRLQKLGLVNERLIAVHMTQLTDGEIAACAAAGVSVVHCPESNMKLASGFCPAEKLRAAGVNLCIGTDGCASNNDLDMFGEMRTAALLAKAVAGDAAAFDAASALRAATLNGAKAIGLGEKIGSIEPGKRADLVAVRLDDLETQPLYHVASQLVYATGRHQVSDVWIDGKRKLANKALIGVDVEAIRDKARRWREQIAAGDAQ is encoded by the coding sequence ATGGGCTCCAGCGAAACCAAAGCGATCGACCTCCTCATCGAAGCCCGTTGGGTGGTTCCCGTGGAACCGCACGGCGTGGTGCTCGACGATCACGCGGTGGCGATCCACGATGGCGAAATCATCGCGATCCTCCCGGCCGACGAAGCGCGCACGCACTACGCACCGCGCGAGCGCATCTCGCTGGGCGAGCACGCGCTGATCCCCGGCCTGGTCAATGCGCATACGCATAACCCGATGACGTTGCTGCGTGGCCTGGCCGACGACCTGCCGCTGATGACCTGGCTGCAGGAACACATCTGGCCGGCCGAAGGCCGCGTGATGGGCCCGGATTTCATTCGCGACGGCGTCGAACTGGCCGTGGCCGAAATGATCCGCGGCGGCACCACCTGCGCCAACGAGAACTACTTCTTCCCCGACGTGATCGCGGCCACCTATCGGCAGATGGGCTTCCGCGCCGTCATCGGCCTGCCGGTGATCGATTTCCCGACGCCGTGGGCGAAAACGTCGGACGAATACTTCGAGCGCGCCGTGGAAGTCCACGACAGCCTCATGGGCGAGCCGCTGCTGAGCACCGCCTTCGCGCCGCACGCGCCGTACACCGTCTCCGACGAGAACTTCGAGCGCATCCGCGTGCTGTCCGAACAGCTGGATATTCCCGTGCACCTGCACACGCACGAGACCGCGCAGGAAGTGGAAGAGGGCAAGGTGAAGGACGGCGTGCGTCCGTTCCAGCGCCTGCAGAAGCTCGGGCTGGTGAACGAGCGCCTCATCGCCGTGCACATGACCCAGCTCACCGACGGCGAAATCGCCGCATGCGCCGCGGCCGGCGTGTCGGTGGTGCACTGCCCGGAATCCAACATGAAGCTCGCTTCCGGGTTCTGCCCGGCGGAAAAGCTGCGTGCCGCGGGCGTCAACCTGTGCATCGGCACCGATGGCTGCGCGTCCAACAACGACCTGGACATGTTCGGCGAGATGCGCACCGCCGCGCTGCTGGCCAAGGCCGTCGCGGGCGATGCCGCGGCCTTCGATGCGGCCAGCGCGCTGCGCGCCGCCACGCTCAACGGCGCGAAGGCGATTGGCCTGGGCGAGAAGATCGGCTCCATCGAGCCGGGCAAGCGCGCGGACCTCGTGGCCGTGCGTCTCGACGACCTGGAAACCCAGCCGCTCTACCATGTGGCTTCCCAGCTGGTGTATGCCACCGGCCGCCACCAGGTCAGCGACGTGTGGATCGACGGCAAGCGCAAGCTCGCCAACAAGGCTTTGATCGGCGTCGACGTCGAGGCCATCCGTGACAAGGCGCGCCGCTGGCGCGAACAGATCGCCGCGGGCGACGCCCAGTGA
- a CDS encoding squalene/phytoene synthase family protein → MTDGAIQSYVDKWLAVQPQQRVALGFVDPAVRDERVALAALEQELIASAYGIREPQVAAAKLQWWAEELSGAAASGGRHPLTKALFSRERARSIPSPLWLAPVLAAMAQLEQGTPSDFAAQVTASRNMHGALAALETAWWFGADAPSDAAARIATLSHLVFALSRLELDADRERLALPMSRLARHGLSRGQLKDDSPARREALKAQLGDLAGGLREALALGQPLSTFRGLEGRTALSTARGAARAAEPFAELHKRQSRTGPATAFRAWRAARQAVPLG, encoded by the coding sequence ATGACGGACGGCGCCATCCAGAGCTATGTCGACAAGTGGCTGGCCGTGCAGCCGCAGCAGCGCGTGGCGCTGGGCTTCGTTGACCCGGCCGTGCGCGATGAGCGCGTGGCCCTGGCGGCGCTCGAGCAGGAACTGATTGCCTCGGCCTACGGCATCCGTGAGCCGCAGGTGGCCGCGGCCAAGCTGCAGTGGTGGGCCGAGGAACTCTCCGGTGCCGCCGCCAGCGGTGGCCGGCATCCGTTGACCAAGGCCCTGTTCTCACGCGAGCGCGCGCGGTCGATCCCTTCGCCGCTGTGGCTTGCCCCCGTGCTGGCGGCGATGGCCCAACTGGAGCAGGGCACGCCGTCGGACTTCGCTGCGCAGGTCACCGCTTCGCGGAACATGCATGGCGCCCTGGCCGCGCTGGAGACCGCGTGGTGGTTCGGCGCCGACGCGCCCAGCGACGCCGCGGCGCGCATCGCCACGCTGTCGCACCTGGTCTTCGCGCTGTCGCGGCTGGAGCTGGATGCGGATCGCGAGCGCCTGGCGCTGCCCATGTCGCGCCTGGCCCGCCACGGCCTCAGCCGCGGTCAGCTCAAGGACGATTCGCCGGCCCGCCGGGAAGCGCTCAAGGCGCAGCTGGGCGACCTGGCAGGCGGCCTGCGCGAGGCCCTGGCCCTGGGCCAGCCGCTATCCACCTTCCGCGGCCTCGAGGGCCGTACGGCGCTGTCCACGGCGCGTGGTGCCGCCCGCGCCGCCGAGCCCTTCGCCGAATTGCACAAGCGCCAGTCCCGCACCGGCCCGGCCACCGCCTTCCGCGCCTGGCGCGCGGCGCGGCAGGCTGTGCCGTTGGGCTGA
- a CDS encoding dihydroorotase, whose translation MTDAWLIKNAELVNENKRWKADVRIRDGKIATIAQGLVKERDEEVIDASGLLLLPGMIDDQVHFREPGLTQKADIAHESAACAAGGITSFMEMPNTKPPALDRESLENKYTIAAGSSVVNYAFYMGASNDNLEAIRSLDPKAAPGVKVFMGASTGNMLVDNPETLDGIFRDTPVPIITHCEDTPMIDANLAKAHEKYGEDIPAWEHPHIRSREACIKSTRLAISLAKKHNTRLHVLHISTADELALFEPGPIEGKRITAETCVHFLHFGGKADYDEKGFLIKCNPAIKDEADRDAITKALAEGRLDVLATDHAPHLLEEKAQKYDKAPSGLPLVQFALQAALERVTEGKLTLERVVETVCHNPAKLFSVEHRGFLREGYSADLVLVDPNKKHTVTREEVLSKCGWSPFEGTTFSSSIAATFVNGKRVWDGKTVDKSNRGERLTFDR comes from the coding sequence ATGACTGACGCCTGGCTGATCAAGAACGCCGAACTGGTAAACGAAAACAAGCGGTGGAAGGCCGACGTCCGTATCCGCGACGGAAAAATCGCGACCATCGCGCAGGGACTGGTAAAAGAGCGTGATGAAGAAGTGATCGATGCGAGCGGCCTCCTGCTGCTGCCCGGCATGATCGACGACCAGGTGCATTTCCGTGAGCCCGGCCTCACCCAGAAGGCGGACATCGCCCATGAATCGGCGGCCTGCGCCGCGGGCGGTATCACCAGCTTCATGGAAATGCCGAACACCAAGCCGCCGGCGCTCGACCGTGAGTCGCTCGAGAACAAATACACCATCGCCGCCGGCTCATCGGTGGTCAATTACGCGTTCTACATGGGCGCCAGCAACGACAACCTTGAGGCAATCCGTAGCCTGGATCCCAAGGCGGCGCCGGGCGTCAAGGTGTTCATGGGTGCCTCCACCGGCAACATGCTGGTGGACAATCCGGAAACGCTCGACGGCATCTTCCGCGACACGCCGGTGCCGATCATCACGCACTGCGAAGACACGCCGATGATCGACGCCAACCTGGCAAAGGCCCACGAGAAGTACGGCGAGGACATCCCCGCGTGGGAGCACCCGCACATCCGCTCGCGCGAGGCCTGCATCAAGTCCACGCGCCTGGCCATTTCGCTGGCGAAGAAGCACAACACCCGCCTGCATGTCCTGCATATCTCCACCGCCGACGAACTCGCCCTGTTCGAGCCGGGCCCGATCGAAGGGAAGCGCATCACCGCGGAAACCTGCGTGCACTTCCTGCATTTCGGCGGCAAGGCGGATTACGACGAGAAGGGCTTCCTGATCAAGTGCAACCCGGCGATCAAGGACGAGGCGGACCGTGACGCCATCACGAAGGCGCTGGCCGAAGGCCGCCTCGATGTCCTGGCCACCGACCACGCACCGCACCTGCTCGAAGAGAAGGCGCAGAAGTACGACAAGGCGCCGTCGGGCCTGCCGCTCGTGCAGTTCGCCCTGCAGGCGGCGCTGGAGCGCGTGACGGAAGGCAAGCTCACCCTGGAGCGCGTGGTGGAAACCGTGTGCCACAACCCGGCGAAGCTGTTCAGCGTGGAGCATCGCGGCTTCCTGCGCGAAGGCTATTCGGCGGACCTTGTCCTCGTCGACCCGAACAAGAAGCACACCGTGACCCGCGAGGAAGTGCTGTCCAAGTGCGGCTGGTCGCCGTTCGAGGGCACCACCTTCAGCAGCAGCATCGCGGCCACCTTCGTCAACGGCAAGCGCGTGTGGGATGGCAAGACGGTGGACAAGTCCAACCGTGGCGAACGGCTGACCTTTGATCGATGA